The Litoribrevibacter albus genome segment TAAGAAACAAGACGTTGAGCGTTTGAACATGACTACTCACCCAATTGAGTTTGACATGTACTACTCTGTTTAATCTGTCCTTACGATAGATTGAGCTAAAAAAGCCTCCCACTGGGAGGCTTTTTATTTGCTATGCTAAAATCAGTTTTTATAAGATGATAGCCTTTCCCATTTTTGAGTAGACAGTTGATTTGCCATGAAAAATTCCGTTATTTTTACATCAGTATTGGCACTGGCATTAACGTGCACCAATACAGTGCACGCCAAAGTCTACAAATGGGTTACCGAAGACGGGACTGTGGTTTATTCAGACCAGCCCCATCCTGAAGCCGAAGTTCTTAATATTGAGCCCCTTCACCCTTACAAAGCACCAAGCTACAACCAACCCCAAGAAACCACGATCGAGAGTGAAAAAGCTCAGGTCAACGCCACCTCGCGATACAGCAGCGTTACCATTGACTCCCCTGAACATGAAGCCAACATACAAGGCAGCGCAGGCAGTTTCACCGTAGCAGTAAGCTCAAATCCGGCCCTTAAAAAAGGCGACAAATACCAACTACTCATTGATGGTAAAGCTCTGGGCGCCCCTACCAACCTAACGCAGTTCAATGTTCAAAACATCAATCGTGGCGAACACTCCATCGCAGTTCAAATTCTGGACAAGCAGGGTGAGAACGTAATCACCAGCCCTTCAATTACCGTATTTATTCATCGCCCAACCGTTAAACGTAAAACCCCCAAATAGACAATCCGATCATAACAAAACTTAATAGCACCATTTTAGTGCACAATGATTATTATCGCCCTAAAATAAACATATACACGAACAAGTTATTGGCTCCCATACCAGTAAAAGCGCACCAGACTTGTTATTTATAGGGCCTAAAAGCAATCACAGAAGCTGGCTTGCTTCTTGCTTTTGCTTAGTATTGGTAATTACTGTGCACTATTATGGAAAATCAATCGTCATATAAACGAATACTCGACAACCTGAATACCTCTGTTCTGGAACTGACGGCCGATCTGACGATCAGCTATATGAACCCAGCAGCAGAGATGTTGTTGCAGGTGAGTGCAAATCGCATGGATAACGTGCACATCAGTAGTCTCTTCCTCGAAGATGAAGATAACTTAGAACTGCTGGAACTCGCCGTTAAACGCGGACACCCATTCACCAAGCGTGAAACCACTCTACACCTCCCAACTCGGGAACCAATCACACTCGATTACATCGTTACTCCGATCACTGAGCTTCACAGCCAGACGTTCCTGATTATGGAGCTTCAACCGAGAGATCGCTTGATTCGAATCTCGCGCGAAGAAGAAATTATGGCGAAACAAGCTACCACTCAAGTGCTTGTTCGTGGCCTTGCACACGAGGTGAAGAACCCGCTCGGGGGAATTCGTGGTGCAGCCCAATTGCTGGAACGTGAATTAAACGACCCACAATTGGCCGAGTTCACTAATGTCATCATTGAAGAAACCGACCGGTTAAGAAATCTGGTCGACAAAATGCTCGGCCCCAGAAAGTTGCCAGAGCGAATCGAGACCAATATCCACGAGATCATAGAACGAGTCTGTACTTTGATAGAAGTGGAAACAAAAGGCTCGGTTAAACTCATTCGGGACTACGACCCCAGTATTCCGGAGTTTTTAGCAGACCCGTCCCAGCTTATACAAGCCATTCTGAACATCAGCCGAAATGCCATGCAGGCATTACAAGAAAACCACATCGACTCTCCATCTATCTGTTTTAAAACACGAGCACTGCGCCAGTTCACCATTGGTGCACAGCGTCATCGTTTGGTGTGTCAGTTGGATATTATTGATAACGGTCCGGGCATTCCCGAAGACATTCTCGAAAACATTTTCTACCCCATGATCAGTGGCCGAGCAGAAGGCACTGGTTTAGGGCTCTCCATTTCTCAGTCCATCATTACTCAACACGAAGGACTGATCGAATGTAAGAGTGAGCCTGGTAAAACAGCATTCACTATTTATCTACCTTTGGAGTTATCATCATGAACAAAACGAATAATGTCTGGATCGTCGACGACGACCGTTCAATTCGTTGGGTATTGGAGAAGGCCCTGTCTCAAGCCAATGTGCCCACCAGCAGTTTTGAATCCGGGGATGAGATCTTAAAGAAACTCCAGTACAGCCAACCTGAAGTGATCATCAGTGATATCCGTATGCCGGGCATCGATGGCTTAGATCTATTAGACCAGATCCAATCAGAGCACCCTGAAATTCCTGTCATCATCATGACAGCCCACTCTGATTTAGACAGTGCGGTGAAATCTTACCAACGTGGTGCGTTTGAATATCTTCCTAAACCGTTTGATATTGACGATGCCGTCACCTTGGTTAAGCGTGCACTCACTCACGCCCAAGAGCAAAAAGAAGAAGAACTGAAATCAGTAGAAGAGGCCAGCACTGAAATCATTGGTGAAGCACCTGCAATGCAGGAAGTGTTTCGCGCGATTGGTCGTTTATCTCAATCCAATATCACTGTACTAATTAACGGTGAATCTGGAACGGGTAAAGAATTGGTTGCTCATGCCCTGCATAAGCACAGCCCTCGCCGCAGTAAAGAATTTATCCCGCTGAACATGGCGGCGATTCCAAAAGACTTGATCGAGTCCGAACTGTTCGGCCATGAAAAAGGCGCATTTACCGGAGCTGCGGGTCAACGTCGTGGACGTTTTGAACAAGCCGATGGCGGCACACTGTTTCTAGACGAAATCGGAGACATGCCAGCAGAGACACAAACGCGTTTATTGCGTGTTTTGGCCGATGGTGAATTCTATCGCGTTGGTGGTCACACGCCAGTAAAAGTGGATGTGCGTATTATTGCGGCAACCCACCAAAATCTGGAGCGTTTGGTGGAAGAAGGGAAATTCCGTGAGGATTTATTCCACCGTTTAAATGTCATCCGTATTCATATTCCGAAACTGGCCGATCGTCGTGAAGATATTCCAAAGCTTGCGGACTTCTTCCTTGCAAAAGCAGCAACCGAATTGAATGTCGAAGCCAAAGTCCTGACCGAAGAAGCCGTTGAATATATGGCCGGTTTGCCTTGGAATGGTAACGTTCGCCAGCTGGAGAACACCTGTCGCTGGCTAACGGTTATGGCGTCTGGTCGTGAAGTGCATATCGGCGATCTACCGCCAGAATTACTTGATGAACAGGAAGTTCAAACCTCCACCAGCAACTGGGAAGCTGCTCTAAGAAACTGGGCAGACCAGGAACTGGCGAAAGGTAAAAAAGGCGTTTTGGACGATGCGGTTCCTACGTTTGAACGCATCATGATTGAAACCGCTCTGAAGCACACGGCGGGTCGTAAACGTGATGCATCGATCCTACTTGGCTGGGGCCGCAACACGCTCACTCGTAAGATCAAAGAGTTGGAATTAGAGACCAAAGATCATCCCGATGACGATGATGATCATTAAACAGTGTGGCCAGCTTTAGCTGGCCTTTTTTATCCTACCTGATCCAATACCCGTCTCTTAAACATCGCCCCCGATGCTTCAGCAATACGCTGACACTCGGCAACATCTACATCGGCTAAACCATCGATGGCCGATACTTCCACCTTCTGAATATACCTGGGGGCAAGCTCGATGAAATCTCGCACCGCTTGATAAGCACCTTGCTTCTTAGGATGACAATGTTGGTTATAGACCGCTTCATTCTGTGCATTCAGAGAGATCGATAACGCATCCACAACAGAGGCCAAGTCGGGCAGAATGTTTCGTTTGTGAACCAGATTCCCTAAGCCATCAGTATTCACTCTCACTGGAACGCCTTGAGCTTTCACATACGTGGCGATCTCAAGCAAAGGCAACAAGCGTAGCGTCGATTCACCAAAGCCGCAGAAGACGACCTCTTCAACCTCCGACAAATCACCCAATTCAATGATGATGTCGGAAGCACTTGGCTGTTTTTTCATATAGAGATCAAACTCATGAACCTGAGTCGAGCCATTATGTTTCGGGCAGAACTGGCATTCCAACGTGCACGCGTTGGTCAGATTGATATAACGTTTTTTACCGATGTCATAGACCAGTGTTAAAGCCATCGACCACCTCCTGACAGAATAGAGTCAGGTTAAGTCACAACGGTTAGGAAGGTTTTGATACACATCACTGGAACGGAGTTAAAAAACAAAAGTCGATCACGGCTTACCGTAAAAGGTACTACCGATAACTTTCTCTCATATAGAAAATCGGTGGACGCCCGGAATAGACACCAAAAGTTCCAGTGCCGGTTGGATCTTCATCACCACGATTATAAAAGTCAAAGTGTAACCATTCATCTACATCAAACGTGACATTGACACTGCCCTGGTTATTTACACCCGGGGCAGATAGCTCCAATACTCCTACGCCATTAGCAAACCCATTAAAGCTCCCAGTAGTATCACCACTGACAATTTTTCCTTTGTACTCCGACAAAGTAATGTTGCTGTCAGTCCAGGTATCTCCCGAACACGTATCATTAGTATTCGTTACAAAACTGTATTGGCTTGCAGCGCCTGATGCCGACACATCCATCCACAGCTCTACACGAAGAGGTAACTCTAACGGCATCAATTCAGAGCCATTGTTATTACCAACGACTGCTCGCCCATAGCGGATTTCAGTCCCTTGAATATCTGCCACAGTCACTGAAGCACAGTTCGCAGGATCATCGACGCATGCGCCATCACTGTCGGTAAGCGCTTCTTTGGGTAAGATCCAATTAATTATGGCCTCAAAGGGTTTGTCCTCAGCCACAGGCTTACCTGCTTTATCATAAGCCAGTTGATAACCAGAAAAGAGAATTTCTACTTCTCCATCATAATCGTTCAAACCCGACACGGCAGCACTAGCAGCTACGGTATAATCCTTAAGCGACGCTGCGGAAGACGCCCCGTTTGTAAAACTAGCTATAGCGCTAGGTGTACCCAGTTTGTAGTAATCATTGCCGTAATTGTTAGTGGTCTCACCACCAAGTTCTTTCGCTGTAACCGTCAGTTTAATATCCGTTTCAAAGTTAAAAAGCTGGCTTTGATAAGTGAAGTCACAACCCCATCCTGTGGCATCATTCAGCACTGGAGTATTCGAAGTGACAGAAAAGTGGTGAGGATAAAACCGACCAAGATTTAGTATTTGACCAGACGCATCGGCACCAGAGGCACCTAAATAATCATCGAGCGTAGCGGTGATATCAACACTCCCCACTTCATCATAGGATAAGGTTTGAGAAGCCAAGCCATTAGAAAACCCACTGACCGCATTGACCGACAAGTCCCCTTGCGTGCCGCCGGAAGGAATAAACCCACTTACCTGAAGACCCAGACTAACAGCAGACGATTCATTACCTAGAGAGGGTACGCAGGCATTGTTATACAGGTTTGAGAAATCATCAGGAATGCCATCTGAATCACCATCATCTTCAGAAGCCCACAAAACCCCTTTAACACTGAGATCAAAGTTTTCACCGGCAGCTTTGAAGCCGGGTGTCTTAGTGTGATCAGTAGCTAAGGTGGCATTGCTATTTGAACCTCGGTCTCCCGAAGGAATTGTACAGGTTCCACCAATATCCAACGCAAAGCCAAAGGGCCGAACCGTTACTTGGGAACTTGTCCCCAATACATCGATAGCATTTCCTTGTTCATCCTGAACAAAGCCAGAATCATCCAGGATGCTAAAAGAAAACTGACCTACATCAGAGGTAACAAGGTCAACATTAGCCACACCATTGGTAAAATCTAAATTCAAGTTTGAAACCGCTGGCTGATCAAAAGGAAGCACAACGTCATCACTATCTGCCATATCCTTTAGACTTGGTTGAGTTTGAGCTCCGGTAAATACACCTGTCGCAGGTGTCATCCATACAAAAACAGGTTTATCAGCACCAGTGTATGATCCAACAACCTGGCACTCGTTAGTAACAGAATCCTTAGCAATATAAGTAATGGTAGCGCTATGATCTCGACCTGCTACGGCAACCGTAGGATCTGTCTCGCTCCCGGAGTGAATGGAATCATCCCACTTCACCAAGAATGCATTATCAGAAAACGTCACAACACCGGATGTCACACTTAAATTATTAACCAGATCGGAGGCCGTAATCGTAACTTTATCTGCATAGATATACGTTAAATTCAAAACAGCACTGCCACCATCCGAGGCGACAAATTGATAGGTTGCAGCGCCATCGTCAGCAGTTCCATTATCAATACTTCCCTGCGCACTGTTTGTGCTCCAATCTCCGCGATTACTGGACACGGTCAAATTAATCTCTTCGGCATAGTCAGAAACAGGCGTAACACAAGGAACGGCAGAGTCTTCACAGGCTTTAATAGTCACCGCAACAGGGGAGCAAGTACTGGCATTCTCGGAAACCGAGATTTCTAAATGATCCAGATTTTGGCAAACGCCTGAAATCACCAAATTATCAATGTAAAAATAGTCATTGTACCAACTGGCGTTTTCTACAAATCGAACCCTGAAATCACTACTCAAATATGAAGATAGGTCATAGTTACGACTACCACCACTGCCTAAACTACCATTAAACGTTTCTAAAGTAGTCCAGCTAGAACCATCATAAACTTCAACAGAAATACTATCGGTAGGCTCTGCTCCCGACTCTCGAATATCAAAGCTAAGTTCAGCACTGATGGCATTACCCAGATTAACAGCTCGATAGATTCTTCTTTGAGAAATACCGCCTCCAGAAATTCTCAATTCCCCTGAGACTATCTGAACCTGATCACCTGTCGGGCTCCCATCATCGTTTTCTTCTACCCAATTATTGGTGGTCCAGTCACTGCTGCCATCGGAATTAGAATAAGAGGTTGACGAGAATTGATCTACGTAATCAATTCGACAACTTGGAGTCGACTCACAAGGCCGAGTTTGGTTATAGAGCTGAGCCATATCATCCGAACTGATGGCCTCATTAAAAATGTACAGTTCATCAATGGAACCATTCCATACAAAATCTCCGCTTTGGGTTCGATCCGCCCCAATATTTAAATGCCCATCGCCATTACCAGGGCTTGAAGAGAAAGTACTGGATGAAACCTGGACACCATCTAAATAGGACGTCATGGTAGTACCCGAATAAACGAGGCCCACGTGATGCCAACTTTCACTCACTTGCGTTAAAGAGATGCCTGTATCCCAGCTATTACTCCCATGAAACACCACCAAGGCATCATTAAAGTTTTCACGTTGAAGGTTCCAATGATTGGTGCCACCTGAAGGGTTTGATTTGGTATAAATTCCCGCCCACTGGTTTTGATCACTAACCACCGCACCTTTTACCCACACAGCGGTAGAGTAATCATTTGAGATCTGAAGAAGGGTCGTTGAATCGTCTGTGGTCAGGTAATCGTCCTGACCATCAAAATCACCGTATTGGCATGTACCGGGAGAACCGGTTCTCGCAGGATCAGACTCCCTGTTTTGGGCACCATTAACAGCCCTGCCATCAGCACCGTTACCACTGCCGTCAGAGACTTCGCCTGCTGTACCATTCCAGGTTTCCTGATCAAAAATGTAGAATGCCAAGGCATCATCATCGCCACAAAACTCAGGCTCGGTTTCCATTAAATTCTGAACCAGAGTTTGACTTAACGCCGCCTCAAACACATAGACTTCATCAATATCGCCAGAGAAATAACGACCACTAAAATACTGATCATTACCTATTTGAAGCGGATCATTATTGGTTCTTAAACTCTGATTGGTGTAACTTCGGGACGCATCAGCCACACCATTAATATAAATGGTTTGTGTCCCCTGTGACCTGGAATAGACAATGGCAACGTGGGTCCACTGATTCAGAGGCACACTGGTGTTCGAATCAAATTCTCTGGTGAAACCAGAACTGTTATTCCACCACCAGTTTATGGTGCCGTCAGGGTTAAGGTGAAACTCATAGTTTTCATCTTTCGAGAGAATGGTCATTAAACCGGAAGAGGGGTATCGATCAGGCCGAATCCAGACCGCCACCGTAAGCTCATCTTCAATATCGAGCGCTGCATCATCCGCAACATTCACAAAATCATCAGCGCCGTCGTATTCCAGATAGACGCCACATTGCCCTACGGGTTCGTCACCATCGCCCGTTGAATTAGCCCCCAGTATACCGTCATGACCATTGCCTGAATCATCCGACACATTCAGCCCGGTGATCGAATTAAATGACCAGTAAGCCGTTGGCTGCGGAAAGGGAGAACATAAACTGCCAAAGTCAGCATCAAGAATATAACTGGAGTCATACGACACCTGATTCACGTTATCAATAGAAACCGTGTTTTCTGATGTGACGGCCCCTGTAATTGATGCTGTATTATCACCATTGCCGTTATAACTAATACTACCCGTCGCATATAAAATGGCGTTTATTGTGGGGTTACCATTAATTTGAATACTTCCATCTACCACAATAATCAGGTCTTTAGGGTTACCACCAGCATTCAGTTCTACATTTCCTGAGATAGTAAGTGATGTGAAGTAAAGTCTGACTGACGTGCCAGTACTAACGATACTGTAATCTCCTGATATCTGACCTGACGCTTTAAAGGTATCACCTGGGTCAAAACTGTCCGTACCCGACGTAGCCTGAAGATGATCATTCGACGACCAAGTCGGCACATTTAATGTTGCGCTGCTGTTACTGGTGACGCTGTCAGGAAACACATCCAGGCAATAATCTGCTTCAACCAACGAAGCAAACAAAGACATCATCAAAATTATTAACAGCCGTACTTGTCTCATTTATTCGATCACCATCGACACGGTTATTTCACGCGACGCAAAATCAGGGTTACTTCCATACTGATCTTTTCCACCATAAGCCGCTAGCACTCGAATTTCATACATTGAAACGGTCTTCGTACCTTCTAGATAATCGGTCTTACCACAATCTTCGATGGAAATTTCAAACCCTTGGATCCTATCTGCCAGAGTCCCTGTGGGACAAATATTGGTAGTTCTGACCTGATACGCAGCCCATTCCACACCGCTGTATGCTGCATAATAAGCTCTTGAACTTTGGAGCCCCATTGACGACGTTGCCGTTTGATTACTGTTGATACGTTGCAGTGCAGCAATGATCAAAGCAACGATCACAATCAAAAACGCCACGGCAGGCAGTGCAAAGCCCTTCTCTCTTCTCACGACACCCCAGTACCTCATGGCGCATTATCCACATGCACTTGATGAACCAAACGAACTCGCTCACCATCTTCAGCGACAGTTAAAGTAATGGTTAATAAACCAGAGCGCTGAGCATTGCCCGCGTTGTAGCTAAACTCACAATCCGTCACGTTCTCTATAAGCGTAGACCGAATCGAAGCGCCACTCAGAGGGCTACCTAATAAGTTGTTAGGCTGAGCGGCCTGAAGGTCATAGCCTTCATATCTCCGAATGCGCTGATTGGTTAAATCACAGACATAGGAGAGTGCCTGATTAACCACATAAAACCGTTGTTGAGGTGATTGAAAGGCAAATTGATGACCCGAGTTCAGAGTCATTACATTGCTATTCGTACCGGTATAAGACAAGGCATCACCTGCGTCTGAAATCACATGGCTACCCAATACCGGGACTGCTGAAGAAGCAGAATTGTTAGCTGGATCTGCATAAACATTGGCACCATTAACCGGATTATCTGATGCATTTACCTGCCCAATGTTGTAGATCACCAATCGGTCATTTGCTTCAACAGTCGGTAAACGACCAAGCACTTGAAAGTCCGTATCTTCAACAGAGAAATCCAAAGTCTTATCATCATCAGTAACAGTCCCATCCCCTGCTGAGAGCCGATAACGACCCGCATCTTTGATCGGGACCAATTCAAGATAGGCATTACCGGAATTGGTGGTGACTCTGAGGCTATTGGGTAAAGCAGCTCGTATATCCCGAGTCATTTGACGAACGGCCGTTTCGGCTTGATCCACCAATACCGCCCTACGGCTTAAATCGACAAACGCCGTCATTTGATTACCAATCATCGTCGCCGCTAACACCGCCACAATGCCAGCGATGGTAATCACTATGACTAATTCAATTAAGGTGAAGCCGTTAACTGGTTTGGTTCTCATCCTACTTATCGCCCCTAATAATTCGTTCGATAAGCCGAAAGAACAACATCAGCACCCAACGGACTGGTGACTGTCACGGTTACTAACAAAGCGTCAGCACTCGGTATAGATGAGAAAGCAGATAGAGTGGTAGAGACGCTGACACTGTAATTCTCTAACCCTGAAACACTCGTGCCTGTCTGATCAACAATGCCAACAGAAGAATACCCGTTATAGTCGCAGACATTGTCAAAGTCTTGTCTGTTCGCCGGGGCTGACGGGCAAGTCGTGCCTGAAGAGGGATCAGAAAACGGCTTGAGCAGAATTTCTTCCATCAAAGATTCAGCGGCAACTTGGGCTTGTGTTTGAATCATAGGGTCAGCGGTACGAGTGACTATCGATGAAAACGCAGCCGCCAAAGCAGCCACAGCAATGCCTGCCACTGCAATGGCAATAACCATTTCGACCAGAGTCATGCCGTGAGAACGAACCTTCATACTAGTCACCGGATATACCCAGTATGACCATCTACGGTGATCGTTCTTCCTGCGACGTTGAGTGTCGTGGAGCTGAGAACCGTTCCGCCCAAGTTGGTCACTTGTCCGCGTGCGTTAAAGATCAAAGGGTCATTATTCGAAGACCAATTACTGCCTGAAGGTCGGGTATTAATGGTGTAAGCATCCCCTTCACCGGGACGAATGACAGAAGCAGAGTAATTGGCCGCTGAAGCAGAATTAAAACAATTCTCATCCTGCTGAAGTACAAATCCATTGGCCTCAACATCAAACTGCACACCACAGCCAGTGCTCATCGCAAGCTTATGAGAATGCCGTAAACCGGCCATGACATCTTCATAAAAAAAGCGCTCATCATAAGCGCTTTTAGAGAAAAATCTGGGAATCGCTGTCGCAGCAAGAATCCCCAAGATGATGATCACCATAACCAATTCAATCAGAGTAAAGCCTTTAGATTGGGTCATGATGTAGAACTAATTAGCAACTAGGCGAAGCTACAACGACAACTGTTGAAGCTGCTGAAGAAGTAGCTTCTGTATAAGTAAATGAACAAGTGCCTGAACTTGCAGCACCTGAAGGAGCGAAAGTAGTCGATGTTGCAGAACTTGCAGTCACATCAAAATCCTCTACCAAACCAGCAGCTAAAGCAATATCTTCGGCTTCTGCATAACCAAATACCAAATCGATCGTTTCGCCTTCAAGATCTACAGACCCTGTTGAGCCAGTCTGATTTCCAGCCAAAGCAGCTGAATGAACGATCGCAGAAGCAGACTTAGCAGCTCCGAAACCTGCTTGTAAGACCGCCTCATTCGCATCCGAACTCAAATTTGCAAATCGTGGCAATGCAAACGCAGATAGAATCCCCAAGATTACAATCACCATGACCAATTCGATCAACGTAAAACCTGTTTGTTGTTTTGTCATATCTAACTTTCCCCTGAAAAAGTCGGTTGGTTCATCCATTAATGTATTTCCAATTCAGGTCACTGCGTCCGGGCTACAACCTATGTTCAAGATTAACTGATGTGCAACATCAACTAATCCAAATCTGTAACTACTGCACCGTTCCGGGCGTTGTATTCAATATCGAAGCCATCATCCGTTCTTCGATAGGTAAACCGGCAATTACCACTGATGGTATCTACCTGATAATCCGGGTCGTTCAATAAATCGTTATCGGCCGATGGGGCATTATCCACTAGCAAGGCATCCCACAAGCGTTTGCAACGTTCTGCACTGTCCATAACTTCACTGTTATTGGAGCCAGTGCCTTGGCCTGCATCTGTCGGCCAACCATCAGAGCTGGTCGCTATATCATCATTACCAAATCCAATGACTTCGTCCACTGCACCGCTGTAACCGTTTGCAACCCATTGGCTACGAACCAGAATCACAGCCGACGCTAACGCTCCACCCACCCCTTCAACTGAAGATTG includes the following:
- the ntrC gene encoding nitrogen regulation protein NR(I); translation: MNKTNNVWIVDDDRSIRWVLEKALSQANVPTSSFESGDEILKKLQYSQPEVIISDIRMPGIDGLDLLDQIQSEHPEIPVIIMTAHSDLDSAVKSYQRGAFEYLPKPFDIDDAVTLVKRALTHAQEQKEEELKSVEEASTEIIGEAPAMQEVFRAIGRLSQSNITVLINGESGTGKELVAHALHKHSPRRSKEFIPLNMAAIPKDLIESELFGHEKGAFTGAAGQRRGRFEQADGGTLFLDEIGDMPAETQTRLLRVLADGEFYRVGGHTPVKVDVRIIAATHQNLERLVEEGKFREDLFHRLNVIRIHIPKLADRREDIPKLADFFLAKAATELNVEAKVLTEEAVEYMAGLPWNGNVRQLENTCRWLTVMASGREVHIGDLPPELLDEQEVQTSTSNWEAALRNWADQELAKGKKGVLDDAVPTFERIMIETALKHTAGRKRDASILLGWGRNTLTRKIKELELETKDHPDDDDDH
- a CDS encoding LamG domain-containing protein; translation: MRQVRLLIILMMSLFASLVEADYCLDVFPDSVTSNSSATLNVPTWSSNDHLQATSGTDSFDPGDTFKASGQISGDYSIVSTGTSVRLYFTSLTISGNVELNAGGNPKDLIIVVDGSIQINGNPTINAILYATGSISYNGNGDNTASITGAVTSENTVSIDNVNQVSYDSSYILDADFGSLCSPFPQPTAYWSFNSITGLNVSDDSGNGHDGILGANSTGDGDEPVGQCGVYLEYDGADDFVNVADDAALDIEDELTVAVWIRPDRYPSSGLMTILSKDENYEFHLNPDGTINWWWNNSSGFTREFDSNTSVPLNQWTHVAIVYSRSQGTQTIYINGVADASRSYTNQSLRTNNDPLQIGNDQYFSGRYFSGDIDEVYVFEAALSQTLVQNLMETEPEFCGDDDALAFYIFDQETWNGTAGEVSDGSGNGADGRAVNGAQNRESDPARTGSPGTCQYGDFDGQDDYLTTDDSTTLLQISNDYSTAVWVKGAVVSDQNQWAGIYTKSNPSGGTNHWNLQRENFNDALVVFHGSNSWDTGISLTQVSESWHHVGLVYSGTTMTSYLDGVQVSSSTFSSSPGNGDGHLNIGADRTQSGDFVWNGSIDELYIFNEAISSDDMAQLYNQTRPCESTPSCRIDYVDQFSSTSYSNSDGSSDWTTNNWVEENDDGSPTGDQVQIVSGELRISGGGISQRRIYRAVNLGNAISAELSFDIRESGAEPTDSISVEVYDGSSWTTLETFNGSLGSGGSRNYDLSSYLSSDFRVRFVENASWYNDYFYIDNLVISGVCQNLDHLEISVSENASTCSPVAVTIKACEDSAVPCVTPVSDYAEEINLTVSSNRGDWSTNSAQGSIDNGTADDGAATYQFVASDGGSAVLNLTYIYADKVTITASDLVNNLSVTSGVVTFSDNAFLVKWDDSIHSGSETDPTVAVAGRDHSATITYIAKDSVTNECQVVGSYTGADKPVFVWMTPATGVFTGAQTQPSLKDMADSDDVVLPFDQPAVSNLNLDFTNGVANVDLVTSDVGQFSFSILDDSGFVQDEQGNAIDVLGTSSQVTVRPFGFALDIGGTCTIPSGDRGSNSNATLATDHTKTPGFKAAGENFDLSVKGVLWASEDDGDSDGIPDDFSNLYNNACVPSLGNESSAVSLGLQVSGFIPSGGTQGDLSVNAVSGFSNGLASQTLSYDEVGSVDITATLDDYLGASGADASGQILNLGRFYPHHFSVTSNTPVLNDATGWGCDFTYQSQLFNFETDIKLTVTAKELGGETTNNYGNDYYKLGTPSAIASFTNGASSAASLKDYTVAASAAVSGLNDYDGEVEILFSGYQLAYDKAGKPVAEDKPFEAIINWILPKEALTDSDGACVDDPANCASVTVADIQGTEIRYGRAVVGNNNGSELMPLELPLRVELWMDVSASGAASQYSFVTNTNDTCSGDTWTDSNITLSEYKGKIVSGDTTGSFNGFANGVGVLELSAPGVNNQGSVNVTFDVDEWLHFDFYNRGDEDPTGTGTFGVYSGRPPIFYMRESYR
- a CDS encoding DUF4124 domain-containing protein; this translates as MKNSVIFTSVLALALTCTNTVHAKVYKWVTEDGTVVYSDQPHPEAEVLNIEPLHPYKAPSYNQPQETTIESEKAQVNATSRYSSVTIDSPEHEANIQGSAGSFTVAVSSNPALKKGDKYQLLIDGKALGAPTNLTQFNVQNINRGEHSIAVQILDKQGENVITSPSITVFIHRPTVKRKTPK
- the glnL gene encoding nitrogen regulation protein NR(II); translation: MENQSSYKRILDNLNTSVLELTADLTISYMNPAAEMLLQVSANRMDNVHISSLFLEDEDNLELLELAVKRGHPFTKRETTLHLPTREPITLDYIVTPITELHSQTFLIMELQPRDRLIRISREEEIMAKQATTQVLVRGLAHEVKNPLGGIRGAAQLLERELNDPQLAEFTNVIIEETDRLRNLVDKMLGPRKLPERIETNIHEIIERVCTLIEVETKGSVKLIRDYDPSIPEFLADPSQLIQAILNISRNAMQALQENHIDSPSICFKTRALRQFTIGAQRHRLVCQLDIIDNGPGIPEDILENIFYPMISGRAEGTGLGLSISQSIITQHEGLIECKSEPGKTAFTIYLPLELSS
- a CDS encoding type II secretion system protein — protein: MRTKPVNGFTLIELVIVITIAGIVAVLAATMIGNQMTAFVDLSRRAVLVDQAETAVRQMTRDIRAALPNSLRVTTNSGNAYLELVPIKDAGRYRLSAGDGTVTDDDKTLDFSVEDTDFQVLGRLPTVEANDRLVIYNIGQVNASDNPVNGANVYADPANNSASSAVPVLGSHVISDAGDALSYTGTNSNVMTLNSGHQFAFQSPQQRFYVVNQALSYVCDLTNQRIRRYEGYDLQAAQPNNLLGSPLSGASIRSTLIENVTDCEFSYNAGNAQRSGLLTITLTVAEDGERVRLVHQVHVDNAP
- a CDS encoding TatD family nuclease-associated radical SAM protein, which encodes MALTLVYDIGKKRYINLTNACTLECQFCPKHNGSTQVHEFDLYMKKQPSASDIIIELGDLSEVEEVVFCGFGESTLRLLPLLEIATYVKAQGVPVRVNTDGLGNLVHKRNILPDLASVVDALSISLNAQNEAVYNQHCHPKKQGAYQAVRDFIELAPRYIQKVEVSAIDGLADVDVAECQRIAEASGAMFKRRVLDQVG
- a CDS encoding pilus assembly FimT family protein — translated: MTQSKGFTLIELVMVIIILGILAATAIPRFFSKSAYDERFFYEDVMAGLRHSHKLAMSTGCGVQFDVEANGFVLQQDENCFNSASAANYSASVIRPGEGDAYTINTRPSGSNWSSNNDPLIFNARGQVTNLGGTVLSSTTLNVAGRTITVDGHTGYIR
- a CDS encoding prepilin-type N-terminal cleavage/methylation domain-containing protein produces the protein MKVRSHGMTLVEMVIAIAVAGIAVAALAAAFSSIVTRTADPMIQTQAQVAAESLMEEILLKPFSDPSSGTTCPSAPANRQDFDNVCDYNGYSSVGIVDQTGTSVSGLENYSVSVSTTLSAFSSIPSADALLVTVTVTSPLGADVVLSAYRTNY